From one Sardina pilchardus chromosome 6, fSarPil1.1, whole genome shotgun sequence genomic stretch:
- the dctn3 gene encoding dynactin subunit 3, translated as MEDRNNIEDLDGRLQILEKRVYGDRGCKLNKTVKCVDSLGKVNAALANTANKRERVKILHKKTEDLLKYLDPQFTDYIAVPDAMKLEFILAEEDFLRTQASMLEQVNTLQPYLDSNHIKSVPELTTKLQRLSQLHIKQQDQNEELSAEVKRLFEEYNKMMFLLSKQFAQWDETLRKLEGPKPGQKVE; from the exons ATGGAGGACAGGAATAATATCGAAGATCTTGATGGACGCCTGCAAATACTCGAAAAACGTGTCTACGGTGACAGAGGATgtaaactgaacaaaacagtgAAG TGTGTAGATTCACTTGGCAAAGTCAATGCTGCTCTTGCAAACACGGCCAACAAGAGGGAGCGTGTCAAGATTCTCCACAAAAAAA CTGAAGATCTACTGAAGTATTTGGATCCACAGTTCACTGATTACATAGCTGTACCAGATGCCATGAAGTTGGAATTTATTCTCGCAG AGGAGGATTTCTTGCGAACTCAAGCATCCATGCTTGAGCAGGTCAACACTCTGCAGCCTTATCTGGACAGCAACCACATCAAAT CTGTCCCAGAACTCACCACAAAACTACAGCGTCTTTCACAGCTCCACATTAAACAACAG GATCAGAATGAAGAACTATCTGCAGAAGTGAAGAGGTTGTTTGAGGAGTACAACAAGATG ATGTTCCTGCTGTCTAAACAGTTTGCCCAGTGGGATGAGACTCTTCGGAAACTTGAAGGACCCAAACCTGGACAAAAAGTGGAGTAA
- the ttk gene encoding dual specificity protein kinase Ttk: MEEEEHTDRKLQIAMLCQRLQKIKRNINDDDTDNINKIISSNSPGSCLTYLANLEKKGDPHTDHVLLHKLMDCYTQVFSNMPLGKYCQNQSYARMLVRFAELKGIQDVSEAQDNFNVAISHCQDFAFVHIAHAQFELTQGNVKKSMWILQRAFELDAKPTELLQAAIQSLKAGRSQLLSHEDRENIASSTVGNGQESLRSGSDLNKDTMQSDEYGDSPLASIISSGTDQRNSSVDNQIPFWRSSAQRKKLSGFMPGRVPMVPLSIPEDNSDDMGLINKSEAPHPSGNLSRQTSGSQVNPMLSFSQSKKNSWDGELNLKPLVISPEARPWEDVGPVDSATTLLHRPEKKEIAQIEDTTECVNRVIDSNSPESCWTYLSGLERAGDPRSDSTLLARLLDCYSRVFAKLPLSKHSKNESYARLLVRFAELKGIEDPDDAQDNFIIARSNSRGFAFVHVAHAQFELSQGNMRKSTLILQKALGLKAKPIEMLEMAMKNLKAGNTVLLSTEDKENIAEPPAPSLFASQRDGHDKKEESLLQPPSSQAPQKSLMKEPSSEWRVPARINKYVSPEEKKYPTEPMRTPRLLDSLPMPPAQIPSRLNPAISCQTPNCKDLPPNSFVTPVMKQRPLVVPPTVQSVSQSQAPLPQTPQNQVSQVQQTPQGTVFSNESITIKGQQFFILKMIGRGGSSKVYQVLDSKRQLYAIKFVNLEDADAQTVESYKNEIEHLNHLQQYSDQIIKLYDYEITNSYIYMLMECGNLDLNTWLRKRKVVDPLERKFYWRNMLEAVQTIHKHGIVHSDLKPANFVIVNASLKLIDFGIANRIQPDMTSIMKDSQVGTLNYMPPEAIRDTSSKPGKQGTSKISPKGDVWSLGCILYCMTYGKTPFQSITNQFTKLHAIIDPNHEIDFPDIAEKDLLDVLKRCLVRNPKERISIAQLLDHSYLQLRPQQAPEPEKPCSDDLKRILNELAALQSPNSIARAASNLAKMCNSGKKLDVAECVKTSSQPSWKI; encoded by the exons atggaggaggaagagcacacagacagaaagctGCAGATTGCCATGTTGTGCCAAAGGCTGCAAAAAATCAAACGGAACATCAATGATG ATGACACAGACAATATCAACAAAATCATAAGTTCAAACTCTCCAGGCTCGTGCCTTACCTACCTAGCAAACCTAGAGAAGAAGGGAGACCCACATACTGATCATGTTCTTCTTCACAAACTGATGGATTGCTACACTCAAGTGTTCTCCAACATGCCACTTGGAAAATACTGCCAAAACCAGAGTTATGCACGGATGCTTGTCAGATTTGCAGAGCTGAAGGG AATTCAAGATGTCAGTGAGGCTCAGGATAACTTCAATGTTGCAATATCCCATTGCCAAGATTTTGCATTCGTCCACATTGCGCATGCTCAGTTTGAACTGACTCAAG GCAATGTAAAGAAAAGCATGTGGATTCTTCAGAGAGCTTTTGAACTGGATGCCAAACCAACAGAACTTCTGCAAGCTGCAATTCAGAGCTTAAAAGCTGGCAGAAGTCAACTGCTTTCCCATGAGGACAGGGAAAATATTGCAT CATCAACAGTTGGAAATGGGCAGGAATCTTTAAGATCTGGCTCGGACTTAAACAAAGACACTATGCAGTCAGATGAATATGGAGACTCACCGCTTGCTAGCATTATCTCCTCAGG GACTGACCAGAGAAACAGCTCTGTTGACAACCAGATACCCTTTTGGAGATCTAGTGCACAACGCAAGAAGTTATCTGGCTTTATG CCTGGGAGAGTTCCGAtggttcctctctctatcccagaGGACAATAGTGATGATATGGGACTCATAAATAAGAGTGAGGCGCCTCATCCCAGTGGAAATTTATCCAG GCAAACGTCTGGTTCTCAGGTAAACCCTATGTTGTCATTCTCACAAAGCAAGAAGAACAGCTGGGATGGTGAACTCAACCTGAAG CCTCTGGTTATTAGCCCAGAGGCTCGTCCGTGGGAGGATGTTGGCCCTGTGGACTCCGCAACCACATTGTTACATCGCCCAGAAAAGAAAGAGATCGCCCAAATAGAAG ATACCACTGAGTGTGTCAACCGGGTCATCGACTCGAACTCGCCCGAATCATGTTGGACGTACCTGTCGGGCCTGGAGAGGGCTGGGGACCCACGATCTGATTCGACCCTGCTGGCACGACTGCTGGACTGCTACTCCAGAGTGTTTGCCAAACTTCCCCTGAGCAAGCACAGCAAAAATGAGAGCTACGCCAGGTTGCTCGTCAGATTTGCAGAGCTGAAGGG GATTGAGGACCCAGATGATGCTCAGGACAACTTCATCATTGCCAGGTCCAACAGCAGAGGCTTCGCCTTTGTCCATGTTGCACATGCTCAGTTTGAGCTCTCACAAG GCAATATGAGGAAAAGCACTTTAATACTACAGAAAGCTCTTGGGTTGAAAGCCAAACCTATTGAAATGCTGGAGATGGCGATGAAAAATTTAAAAGCTGGGAACACAGTGCTTCTCTCCACTGAGGATAAGGAGAACATTGCAG AGCCACCAGCCCCGAGCTTGTTTGCCTCTCAGAGAGATGGACATGACAAGAAGGAAGAAAGTCTCCTCCAGCCGCCCTCCAGCCAGGCACCCCAGAAGTCTCTGATGAAGGAGCCTTCCTCAGAGTGGAGGGTTCCCGCTCGAATTAACAAATATGTTTCTCCTGAG GAGAAGAAGTACCCCACAGAGCCCATGCGCACCCCGCGGCTGCTGGACTCTCTGCCCATGCCCCCTGCCCAGATCCCCTCCCGACTCAACCCAGCCATCTCCTGCCAGACGCCCAACTGCAAAGACCTGCCCCCAAACag CTTTGTGACGCCGGTCATGAAACAGAGACCGCTGGTGGTGCCTCCCACAGTACAGAGCGTCAGCCAGAGCCAGGCCCCCCTCCCTCAGACCCCACAGAACCAGGTCTCTCAAGTCCAGCAGACACCTCAG GGAACTGTGTTCTCAAACGAGTCCATCACCATCAAAGGCCAGCAGTTCTTCATTTTGAAAATGATTGGCCGTGGAGGATCTAGCAAG GTGTATCAAGTGTTGGATTCAAAAAGGCAGCTTTACGCCATTAAGTTTGTGAACCTGGAGGATGCAGATGCTCAGACAGTGGAGAGCTACAAGAACGAGATTGAGCACCTCAACCACCTTCAGCAGTACAGCGACCAGATTATTAAGCTGTATGacta TGAGATCACAAACAGCTACATTTATATGCTGATGGAGTGCGGGAACCTTGACCTCAACACCTGGTTGCGCAAGCGCAAGGTCGTTGACCCCCTGGAGAGGAAGTTCTACTGGAGGAACATGCTGGAAGCCGTCCAGACCATCCATAAACATG gAATCGTCCACAGTGATCTGAAGCCAGCCAACTTTGTAATTGTGAATGCTTCGTTGAAACTAATTGACTTTGGCATCGCCAATCGCATTCAGCCAGACATGACGAGCATCATGAAGGACTCACAG GTAGGGACTTTGAATTACATGCCACCAGAGGCCATCAGAGACACGTCATCCAAGCCTGGGAAGCAGGGAACTTCAAAG ATTAGTCCTAAAGGTGACGTGTGGTCACTGGGGTGCATCCTGTACTGCATGACCTATGGGAAGACACCATTCCAGAGTATCACTAACCAGTTCACAAAGTTACACGCCATCATTGATCCCAACCATGAGATTGATTTCCCTGACATTGCAGAGAAAGATCTTTTGGATGTCCTTAAG AGATGTTTGGTGCGCAATCCAAAGGAGCGGATCTCGATTGCACAGCTGTTGGACCACTCCTACCTACAGCTTCGCCCACAACAAGCTCCTGAACCTG AGAAGCCTTGCAGTGATGACCTGAAGAGAATCCTCAACGAGCTGGCAGCCTTACAGTCCCCTAACAGCATTGCAAGGGCAGCAAGT AATTTGGCAAAAATGTGCAACAGCGGGAAGAAATTGGATGTTGCAGAGTGTGTCAAAACATCCAGCCAGCCCTCTTGGAAAATATGA
- the elovl4a gene encoding elongation of very long chain fatty acids protein 4a, which translates to MEILTHLINDTVEFYKWGLTIADKRVEKWPLMDSPLPTLAISSSYLLFLWLGPKYMKNREPFQLRKTLIVYNFSMVFFNFFIFKELFLAARAANYSYICQPVDYSDDPNEVRVAAALWWYFISKGVEYLDTVFFILRKKFNQISFLHVYHHCTMFTLWWIGIKWVAGGQSFFGAHMNAAIHVIMYLYYGLAACGPKVQKYLWWKKYLTIIQMIQFHVTIGHTALSLYIDCQFPHWMHWALICYAITFIILFGNFYYQTYRRQPRREAPAKAGKSVSNGVPNGAVPMSNGVAGKLEEKPVENGRRKRKGRAKRD; encoded by the exons ATGGAGATCCTCACTCATCTCATCAATGACACTGTGGAGTTCTACAAATGGGGACTGACCATTGCAG ACAAGCGAGTAGAGAAATGGCCCTTGATGGACTCTCCACTCCCAACGCTGGCCATCAGCTCATCTTATCTGCTCTTCCTGTGGCTGGGGCCCAAGTACATGAAGAACCGAGAGCCTTTCCAACTTCGAAAGACACTCATTGTGTACAACTTCAGCATGGTCTTCTTcaattttttcatttttaaagag CTCTTCCTAGCTGCGCGGGCAGCAAACTACAGTTACATCTGCCAGCCTGTGGACTACTCAGACGACCCTAATGAAGTGCGG GTGGCGGCAGCGCTGTGGTGGTATTTCATTTCAAAGGGAGTGGAGTACCTTGACACAGTCTTTTTCATCCTGCGAAAGAAGTTCAACCAGATCAGCTTCCTGCATGTATACCACCACTGCACCATGTTCACGCTGTGGTGGATCGGAATCAAATGGGTGGCCGGAGGACAAT CTTTCTTTGGCGCCCATATGAACGCTGCCATCCACGTTATCATGTACTTGTACTATGGGCTTGCAGCCTGTGGACCAAAGGTGCAGAAATACCTCTGGTGGAAGAAGTACTTAACCATCATTCAAATG ATCCAGTTCCATGTCACCATTGGCCACACCGCTCTGTCCCTGTACATCGACTGCCAGTTCCCACATTGGATGCACTGGGCTCTGATTTGCTACGCTATCACCTTCATCATCCTCTTCGGGAACTTCTACTACCAGACCTACCGTCGCCAGCCCCGGCGCGAGGCCCCCGCCAAAGCGGGCAAGTCCGTCTCCAACGGCGTTCCCAACGGGGCCGTCCCGATGAGCAACGGAGTGGCTGGGAAACTGGAGGAGAAGCCGGTGGAGAACGGCAGGcggaagaggaaggggagggcgAAGCGTGACTAA